The following coding sequences lie in one Fundulus heteroclitus isolate FHET01 chromosome 20, MU-UCD_Fhet_4.1, whole genome shotgun sequence genomic window:
- the LOC105935986 gene encoding guanine nucleotide-binding protein G(s) subunit alpha isoform X2 → MFDVGGQRDERRKWIQCFNDVTAIIFVVASSSYNMVIREDNQTNRLQEALNLFKNIWNNRWLRTISVILFLNKQDLLAEKVLAGKSKIEEYFPEFARYTTPDDAIPEPGEDPRVTRAKYFIRDEFLRISTASGDGRHYCYPHFTCAVDTENIRRVFSDCRDIIQRMHLRQYELL, encoded by the exons ATGTTCGACGTTGGAGGTCAGAGGGACGAACGCCGAAAATGGATCCAGTGTTTTAATG ATGTGACGGCCATCATTTTTGTGGTGGCGAGTAGCAGCTACAACATGGTGATCAGAGAAGACAATCAGACCAACCGACTACAGGAAGCCCTCAATCTGTTCAAAAACATTTGGAACAACAg GTGGCTACGGACCATTTCGGTAATCCTTTTCCTGAACAAGCAGGATCTTCTAGCCGAGAAGGTTTTGGCAGGAAAGTCTAAAATCGAGGAGTATTTCCCAGAGTTTGCTCGCTACACCACGCCTGATGATG CAATACCAGAACCAGGGGAAGATCCCAGAGTGACCAGAGCAAAGTACTTCATACGGGATGAGTTTTTG agGATCAGCACAGCCAGCGGGGACGGTCGCCATTACTGCTACCCACACTTCACCTGCGCCGTCGACACAGAAAACATCCGCCGCGTCTTCAGTGACTGTCGGGACATCATACAGAGGATGCACCTACGGCAGTACGAGCTCTtgtga